Genomic window (Capsicum annuum cultivar UCD-10X-F1 chromosome 10, UCD10Xv1.1, whole genome shotgun sequence):
ACCGCTCGTCCTACAGTTGTGGCCTGCACGCCCGCATTTACCGCAATGGGTTTGAACTTGCAGTAAATGATTCACTAGATTTCAAATGTCTTCCTTTATTTGGCCTCCCTGGAGGTCTTTTGTATTTGGGTGTCAAAACTTCTTTAGCATCAATAGATTCTGGAATAATCCAATCTTTCATGCCTGGCATAGAAACTATGGGGAGTTCATACGTCTTGACAATGGTGTTTGGCCTGTACAATTCTGAGCAGTAACGTTCGTACTCTTTTACATCAATATTTATACTCTTTAAAACAGCAATTGCGTATGTACAtggaatttcatcaatttgataccGGCAATAGTTACACGTGCCATTATCAATATCACTAATGTACCTCCTTCCTGATTCATACACACAATACAGATAACTACCAGGTACCTTAACCTGTTAGCAgtgattaattttatatagtaaaaatataaaaattaataacaaatataaaagagATTCAACTATCATAATACATACCGTCATCCGTAATGATTTAACCCCATTATCAGTTAGTATTTCTTGAAATCTTCTCCCGAGCGTTGTGTTTGTATATGATGCAATTTCACTGTTCTTACAATTCCATGCAGAGAATAGAATCCTAATTTCTTCAAGGAAACCTAAAATAGGAAGTACTTTAGCCTCTACCAAACAACCGTTAATACATTCAGCTATATTAGAGGTCATCATTCTACCTATTAACAGGGGAGTGACATCGAGACCATTTTTCATATCTAGCTTCTTCTAGATATTCCTTAACCCTTGGATCAATCTTTCCAACCTTTGACATAATGTAATAAAAATCTTCTTTTCTATAAGTTTTAGCCATGGAATAATAAAGGTCACTAAGTCTATCTttgctttttctaaaatatttacaaatattttttcataaatgccAAATACATGCTAGATGGGGGACATTAGGATAAACAATGATCAGaccttttatgatactctcatttCGATCCGATACAACACACATATTGTCCTGTTCTCCAAATGCATCTCTAAACTGATGAAAAAATCAAGTCCACGAATTATTGTTGTCCAAATCCACAACACCGTAAGCTAATGGGAGAATAcatcctaaataaaataaaataaaataatatgtgtgCCATTGAGCAGGTCTCTAATTATTTTACATTTAAGTACTACAACACATCATACATGTTGTCCCACCTTTATCACTTACTtgaaaacaactaaaatatataacatCACACATTTTAATAATGTATAACAATACATCATACATTGTAAACATGCTGTTAGGGATTATACATTTAATTATTAGTAAATGTATTAGACatcaaacataaaattgataagaaaatatGGATATTTTACAACATTATACATACACCGTAACGTATAATCGATAATCATACACATATCACACAAAGAAAAATCTACTTAAATTTtactcattttattttaaaatgaatatgcaatttataaggttgtttaAACAGAAACTAGCACCTActttatagaaaaatcaataatacaaaataaaaagtgTACATCAGTACTATATGTACTAATTATGCAAGTCCAAATTTTATTATACATACACAAGCAACGTATAATTAGTTAGAATGCATGCAAAATGATGAATTACCAAAgataaatatttcaaagtataatACTGGCACCATCAAAAGTGCTCGTCGATACAAACGTTCCTTGATATGGCCCGCTTAAATGTGCACCATCTACAACTACTACTGGACGGCAAAATTTGAACCCCCTTATCATTGGATGTAAGacaataaacaagtatttaaactcgtTATCTAATGCCTTATGCATCCGAATGTATGATCCAGGATATACCCCggtcaacatatatatataacggggcatttttcgatATCCATCAGCTGGTTCACCTCTAAGCATCATAATTGCCTTTTCTTTTTCCCTCCAATCCATCATGTAGTTAATATCAATACCGCAGACGGACTTCATCTCTTCAATTATGTCCACCGGTGTGTGTATTCTCTTGTAGTTAATTAACTTTGGTGCAGTAAATTCACTGACAAAAGCTATTGTTGCAACCAAATTATTCAGTACTCTATCATTCAGGCTGCAACTATGTTCTGAATCAAATGTCTTTATCACAAAGATTTCTGAATTATTCATCGAATACACCTTCAGGACCCATTTACAATCTTTGACACGACAGTGTAACACATATCTGCAGTTTCATTTTAAAACATGTTGTAAATTTATTAGCATACatataaaatcaataatttgaataaaaatatcataattaaactGTTACAGTTTTATTATACATTCGAATGAATGTATGATGACATATTATACATTGTAAATGAAGCTCCATTATGTGcgaacaacaaaaataaaaaattgatgtcaACAATAAAACTCCATTAACAAAGGCTACTACAAAACAAGAACATTCTTTACAACatctacaataaaaaataataagttattTCATACCTTCGTTTGTCAGATCGTTTAGTAAAGGTGTTGAAGCCATTTGATATCGCTTATTTTGCCATAATCGATACCAAAGTTTGTTTATCCTTATGAAGCTAGTTAACCTTTATTTCTGTGTTCTTGCAATCACTAATGAAATTATTAACTTCAAATTCTGGAATGTATAATGAATACTAATTCTGCGTTTCAACAACAGTTAAAGCAACTGAATCAGATTCACTGCCTTCAATACACATTA
Coding sequences:
- the LOC107846571 gene encoding uncharacterized protein LOC107846571; protein product: MKNGLDVTPLLIGRMMTSNIAECINGCLVEAKVLPILGFLEEIRILFSAWNCKNSEIASYTNTTLGRRFQEILTDNGVKSLRMTVKVPGSYLYCVYESGRRYISDIDNGTCNYCRYQIDEIPCTYAIAVLKSINIDVKEYERYCSELYRPNTIVKTYELPIVSMPGMKDWIIPESIDAKEVLTPKYKRPPGRPNKGRHLKSSESFTASSNPLR